In Armatimonadia bacterium, the sequence CCTTCCAGGGCGAGCTTCAGGGCCTCAGTGCCGCTATCAGTGGTGACGACGACGAAGCCCTCGCGTTCGAAGTAAGGTCTGAGGATGTCGGTGATGGACTTCTCATCGTCCACCAGCAGTATGCGGACGGGTGCTTCAGGCACGGCGATCACCTCGGCAGGACTGACCCTCGACCGGCCTGGGACGGCGGGCGTTGATAGCGGAAAACGGCCACACGGGCACTTCGCCAAGAAAGCCTTAGGGCAGGACGCCGCGGGTGCGGTTCATCTCCGCCGGCGACCAGGGCAGCATCTCCAGCGCCAGCGGGTCGTCCGGGTTCCAGGCGAAGGCCGCCGACACCGACAGCCCTGCCCACTGGTCGACGTTGGGGTTGTCGGCCCAGGAGGTGTACAGCACTCCCAGGCACTTGCCGGACATCTGGCGGCTCAGGTTGCACTCCTGCGCCCAGTCCCAGTTGTTCTCCAGGTCGAACCACGGTGAGCCCGTCGTCTCATACCCACGCTTTGCCAGGTACTCGAGGCTCCGTGCCTCTTTGAGGTCGTCCCGCGCTGAGTAGAACCAACTACACTGG encodes:
- a CDS encoding DNA-binding response regulator, with translation MLLVDDEKSITDILRPYFEREGFVVVTTDSGTEALKLALEG